The Microlunatus soli genome contains the following window.
ACAGGATGCCGGCGTCGGCGAGCAGCTGGGTCGGTGTCCGACGGTAGTGGCCCTGACTGGCTTCGTTCTCGGCAGGCTGCTCGGACAGATGGACGTGCAGCGGACCCGGGCCGGCCGCCGCATCGACGATCCCGAACTGATCGGCCGGCACCGCACGGACCGAATGGATCGCGGCACCGATCCGGGTGTTGTCGTCCTCGGTCAGATCGGCGACCCGGCCTGCCCACCGATCGGCGTCACCGTCACTGAAGCGGCGCTGGACAGCGTCCACGGGCTGATGGCCGTCGGCGTTCAGCCCACCGCTGAGATAACAGGTGTCCAGCAGGGTCAGTCGGACTCCGGCGTCGGCTGCGGCCTGCCGCAGCGCCGCGGCCATCGCGTTCGGGTCGTCGTACGGTGTCCCGTCCGGGCCGTGATGCAGGTAATGGAACTCCCCCACGGCGGTGATACCCGACAGCGCCATCTCCGCGTAGGTGGCCCGGGCCAGGGCGAGGTAGCTGTCCGGGTCCAGCCGTCCGGCGACCCGATACATGGCGGTCCGCCAGGTCCAGAAGCTGCCGCCGTGTTGATCATGGTGATGGGTCCGGCCCCGCAGCGCCCGATGGAAGGCGTGACTGTGGCAGTTGGCGAAGCCGGGCAGCACTACCCCGGGCAACCGCCGAGCCTCTGCGGCCGGCACCCCCGCACTGATCGCAGCCCAGCGACCGTCCTGCTCCTCCAGCCGGACCGAATCGGCCGGACCGTCGGGCAGGATCGCGTGTTCGGCCCAGTAGGTCGTCATCCGACCAACTCCCGTAGCACTGTCGTCAACGCCGCGACGCCGGCGTGGCAGTCGTCCAGCTCAGCGAACTCGGCCGGCGAGTGGGAGATCCCCGTGGGATTGCGGACAAACAGCATGGCCGCCGGAATCCCTGCAGTGGAAAGGATCCCCGCGTCGTGACCGGCGCCGGTGCCGAGCATCGGAGTCTGCTCCCCCAACGTCGTACGGAGCCGCTGCGCCAGCGGCTCGTCGAACACCGTCGTCGCGGTCCAGGACTCCTCTCCGACCGTGCCCCCGAGATCTTCGACGGTCCCGGTCAGGTCGGCGATCGCGGCGCGGACATCGGCCTCCACCGGCCCGCGGGCGTCCAGCCAGGCGGTGACCCGGCTCGGGATCGCGTTGACGCCGTTGGGTTCGACGTCGACCTTGCCGACGGTGGAGACGCAGCCGTGTCGTTCGGCGACCTGTCGGGCCGACTGCACCGCGGTTGCCAACGCGAGCATCGCATCGTGCCGGTCGTCGAGGCGGGTGGTGCCGGCGTGATTGGCCTCCCCCGGCAGGTCGAGTCGCCAGCGACCGTGCGGCCAGATGTCGGTGCCGACCGCAACGGAAGAGTCGAGGTCGATCAGCCCGCGGCCCTGCTCGACGTGCAGCTCGACGAAGCCGGCGACCCGGCGCAGGGTCTCGTCGTCGCGACCGACGTCACCGGGTGTACGGCCGGCCGATCGGAGGGCCTCGGCCATGCTGATCCCGTCGTTGTCGGTCAGCGCCAGCGCACGATCAGCGGTCATCGCACCGGTGATCACCCGGGACCCGGCGCAGGCGACACCGAACCGTGCGCCCTCCTCGTCGACGAGGTTGACCACCCCGATCGGCCGGGCCGGCTCGAACCCGGCTGTCCGGAGTTGATCGATCGCGGCCAGTGCACTGATCACCCCGAGCGGACCGTCGTACGCGCCACCGTCCGGCACCGAGTCCAGATGCGAGCCGGTGACGATGCCCGGCTGCGTGTCCGGGTCACCCCACCAGGCCCACTGGTTGCCGATCCGGTCCTCGACCAGCTCCAGACCTCGGAGCCGGCACTCGCCGGCGAACCATTCCCGCAGGGTCGCGTCCTCACCGGTCCAGGCGTAGCGGCGGTAGCCACCGCTGTGCCGGTCCCTCCCGATCGGCTGCAACGCGGCCCACATCGGGTCGAAGGTGTTGTTCATGATCATCCCTCCATGATCACCGAGCGAACTGTTGATCCGACGGCGGGTTGCTGGTGCGCCTGGCCCACGGATAGTAGATGACCGCAGTGAGCAGCAGGCCGACGATCCAGGAGATGTCCGCGCCACCCATCGCCTTGGTGATCGGACCGGTGTAGAGGGTCTGTGCCAGGAACGGGATCTGAGCCAGCACCCCGATGGCGTAGCTGATCAATGCGGTCGGGTTCCAGGAACCGTAGCGGCCGGAGCGGTCGAAGAGCGCCGGGAGGTCCACCCGTTCTTTGCTGACCAGGTAGTAGTCGACCAGGTTGATCGCGCTCCATGGTGTGAACACCATCAACAGCAACAGCACGAAGTTCTTGAAGTTGTCCAGGAAGTCGGCGCTGGCCACCAGCGCGATGATCACCGACACCGTCAGGAACCCGAAGACACAGGCCATCCTGATCACCGGCCGGACCCGCTCCCGGCCGGTGAAGGCGGTCACCGTGGTCAGGATGGTCATCGAGCCACCGTAGGCGTTCAGAGTGTTCACCGTCAGCTTGCCGACCAGGATCACCAGATAGATGATCATGGCGATCGCTGCCGGTCCGGCCAGGGTGCCGATGAAGCCGACCTGGCTGTCCAGGAAGGTGCTCTTGGGCACCGAGGCGATCAGCGCACCCAGTGTCATCGACCACATCGAGCCGATCACACTGCCGGCGTAGGTGGCACCGAAGGTTGTGCGCTCCGGGGTGTCGGCCGGCAGGTAGCGGGAGTAGTCGGCGACGTACGGGCCGTAGGTGAGCTGCCAGCCGGCGCCGAGCGAGATCGCCAGCAGGAAGCTGACGGCGTCGAAGTGCGGGTTGCCCAGCAGGGTCGACGGCCCGTTGTCAAGGAGGACCTTGATCGTCAGGTAGGCAAAGCCGGCGATGCCGAGCACTGTGGCGACCCGGCCGAGTGCGTGGATCCAGCGGTAGCCGAAGGCCGCGACCACAAAGGTCAACAGTCCGAAGATGACGATCCCGATCGCGGGTGCGTCGACATGCAGCAGGGCGTTGATCGCCTGCCCGGACAGCACCGTCCCGGTCGCGGCGAAGCCCAGATACATGATGATCACCAGCACCAACGGGACGCCGGCGCCGAGCACGCCGAACTGGGCGCGGCTGCTGATCATCTGCGGCAGCCCCAGCCGCGGCCCCTGCGCCGAGTGCAACGCCATCACCGCGCCACCCAGCAGGTTGCCGATCAGCAATCCGATGATCGCCCACAGGGCGTGCGCTCCGAAGACGACGGCGAGTGCGCCGTCCACCACGGCCGTCACCTGCATGTTGGCGCCGAACCAGAGCGTGAACTGGTTGAACGGCCGGCCGTGTCGTTCGTCGGCGGGGACCGGGTCGATGCTGCGGCGTTCGACGCCACCCGGCCCCGGCCGGGTCGGTAGGCCTGTTCGTCCGGGGTCGCTGTCGGCGCTGACGGTGCCCATCGGTTTCAGCCCTCCTGAAGGGGAATGCGGATCTGCTGCTCGACGGCGGTCCGCTCGGCGATCTCGTAGCCGGCGTCGACGTGCCGGATGATCCCCATCCCGGGATCGTTGGTCAACACACGTTCCAGCTTCTGTGCGGCCAGATCGGTGCCGTCGGCGAGGCTGACCTGACCGGCGTGGATCGAGCGTCCGATGCCGACCCCGCCGCCGTGATGGATCGACACCCAGTCGGCACCGGAGGCGGTGTTGATCATGGCGTTCAGCAGTGGCCAGTCGGCGATCGCGTCCGAGCCGTCGATCATGCCTTCGGTCTCCCGGTAGGGTGAGGCGACCGAACCGGTGTCCAGGTGATCGCGACCGATCACGATCGGTGCACTGATCTCGCCGGACCGGACCAGGTCGTTGAACGCCAGCCCGGCCTTGTCTCGCTCGCCCTGTCCGAGCCAGCAGATCCGGGCCGGCAAGCCCTGGAACGCGATGCGTTCCTGTGCTCCCTTGATCCAGGTGTGCAGTCGCTTGTTGTCCGGGAACAGGTCGAGCACCGCGCGATCGGTGGCGGCGATGTCCTGCGGATCTCCCGACAGGGCGGCCCAGCGGAACGGTCCCTTGCCCGCACAGAACAGTGGCCGGATGTAGGCAGGGACGAAGCCGGGGAAGGCGAAGGCCCGTTCGTAGCCGCCCTTGCGGGCCTCGTCCCGGATCGAGTTGCCATAGTCGAACACTTCAGCACCCGCGTCACCGAATTCGACCATTGCCTGCACCTGCTTGGCCATCGAGGCCCGGGCCCGATCGGTGAACTCCTCCGGCTTGGCCTCGGCGTAGTCCCGCCAGTCGTCGAGATCGACATCCTCGGGCAGGTAGGACAGCGGATCGTGCGCGCTGGTCTGATCGGTGACGATGTCGATCGCAACGCCACGGCGCAGCAGCTCGGGGAAGATCGTCGCTGCGTTCCCGACGACGCCGACCGACCAGCCGCGCTTCTCCTGTTTGGCTTTCAGTGCCTTGGCGATGCCGTCATCAAGATCATCGGCGACCTCGTCGAGGTAGCGGTGCTCGACCCGGCGACGCAGCCGGGATTCGTCGACGTCGATGATCAAGCAGGCACCATCGTTCAGGGTGACCGCCAGCGGCTGCGCGCCGCCCATCCCTCCGCAGCCACCGGTCAAGGTCAGAGTACCGGCCAAGGTGCCGCCGAATCGCTTCTCTGCAACGGCGGCGAAGGTCTCGTAGGTGCCCTGCACGATCCCCTGAGTGCCGATGTAGATCCACGATCCGGCCGTCATCTGCCCGTACATGGTCAGGCCGAGCTTCTCCAGCCGCCGGAACTCGGGCCAGTTGGCCCAGTCCCCGACCAGGTTGGAGTTGGCGATCAGCACTCGCGGTGCCCACTCGTGGGTACGCATCACACCGACCGGACGCCCGGACTGCACGAGCATGGTCTCGTCCGGTTCCAGGGTCGTCAGGGTCCGGACCATCGCGTCAAAGGATCGCCAGTCCCGGGCCGCGCGACCGGTGCCGCCGTAGACCACCAGGTCCTCGGGTCGCTCGGCGACCTCGGGGTCGAGGTTGTTCTGCAGCATTCGCAGCGGAGCCTCGGTGCTCCAGGACTTCGCCGTCAGCCGGGTCCCGCGTGGTGCGCGGACCGTCCGTGCGCCCTCCATGATCATTTCCTCTCGTCCGTCATTCCAACGTGTCCGACCGATCCTGGACTCACCAGATCCTGAGCCTGCCGAAGGACCGTCACTTCAGCTGCCCGGTGATCGACTCCGCCGCGGCAACCACGGCACCTGAGTCGACCAGGCCGACCGCGTCCTCGATCTCCGGCGCCAGGAACCGATCCGGTCCGGGACCGGAGATCGTCCGGCGCAACTCGGCGACCACGGCAGCGGTGGCCGGCGCGGGGTCCAAGGGCGCCCGCAGGTCCAGTGCTCGGGCGGCCGTCACCAATTCGATCGCCAGCACCCTGCCCAACCCGTCGACGGCTCGGCGCAGCTTCCGGGCACCGGACCACCCCATCGAGACGTGGTCCTCCTGCATCGCGCTGCTCGGGATCGAGTCGACCGATGCCGGTTGCGCCAATCGCTTCAGCTCCGAGACGATGCCGGCCTGGGTGTACTGCGCGATCATCTGGCCGGAATCGACGCCCGGATCATCGGCCAGGAATGGTGGCAGCCCGTTGTTGCGGGCCTTGTCCAGGAACCGGTCGGTGCGCCGCTCGCTGATGCTGGCGACGTCGGCGGCCACGATCGCCAAGAAGTCCAACACGTAAGCGACCGGCGCGCCGTGGAAGTTGCCGTTGGACTCGACTCGGCCGTCGAGGGTGACGACCGGGTTGTCGATCGCGGAAGCCAACTCTCGATCCGCGACGGTCGCCGCATGGTCGACAGTGTCCCGGGCGGCCCCGTTGACCTGCGGGGTGCAGCGCAGCGAGTAGGCGTCCTGGACCCGGGTGCACGCCTCGGGATCGCGATGCGACTCACGGATCGGGCTGCCGGCCATCACCGTACGCAGGTTGGCCGCGCTCAGCGCCTGACCCGGATGCGGTCGCAGTGCGGCAAGATCATCGGCAAATACGTCATCGGTGCCGAGCAGTGCTTCGACGCTCATCGCCGCGGTGATGTCGGCCGTGGTCAACAGCCGGCGCAGGTCGGTGATCGCCAAGATCAACATGCCCAGCATGCCGTCGGTACCGTTGATCAGCGCCAGCCCTTCCTTCTCGGCCAGCGCGACCGGCTCGATGCCGTGCCGCCGCAGGGCCGTCGCCCCGTCGACGAGCTCGCCGTCGGCGTCACGGGCCCGCCCCTCCCCGGTGATCACCAGCGCACAATGCGCCAGCGGCGCCAGATCGCCGGAACAACCGAGCGAGCCGTACTCATGGACGACGGGGGTGATGCCTGCGTTGAGCACCGCTGCATAGGTCTCGGCGACGACGGGGCGGACCCCGGTGCGCCCGGTGGTGAGGGTGGACAGCCGGAGCAACATCATCGCCCGGACGACCTCGCGTTCCACCTCGGGACCCGAGCCGGCTGCATGGGAGCGGATCAGGCTGCGCTGCAGTTGCGCCCGCCGTTCGGTCGGGATGTGCCGGGTTGCCAGGGCGCCGAATCCGGTCGAGACGCCGTAGTGCGGGATCGTGTCGACGGCGAGGTTCTCGACGACCGCGCGGCTCTCTTCCATTGCCCGCCGGGCGTCGGCGCCGATGCTGATCGCCGCACCGTGCCGTGCGACGGCGACGACCTCGGCGAAGGTCACCGGACCGACGCCGACCTCGACGCCGCTGCGATCCTCGGCGCTGTCACGTGGCTGAAGTCCCATGGCGGTATTACAGCCCGACCCGAGCGACCGGCGGGAGGGGCGTCACGGCATAGTTGTCTCAAATACGAGACAACCCTGGGTCGGGAGACGATGCCGAGATGACGAACGCCGCGGCCGCAGCCCATGCCTTGGCGGTGCTGCGCCTGTTGGCCCAACACGCCGAGCCGCTGCCGGCGGCGATGATCGCCCGCGAGCTCGAACTGCCCCGCTCGTCGACCTATCACCTGCTGCGGGTGCTGCGCGATGCCGGCTTCGTCAGCCATCTCGGTGACGACAGGCGGTGGGGACTCGGGATCGGTGCGTACGAGTTGGGTTCGGCCTACTCGCGGCAGGCGCCACTGCAGCGGATCGCCCGACCGGTCGTTCGTGGCCTGGTCGACAGCACCGCGCACACCGCCCATCTGGTGATCCTGCACGGCAACGACGTGCTCTACGTGATCGAGGAACGGGCACCCGGCCGGGCGTCGTTGGTGACCG
Protein-coding sequences here:
- a CDS encoding formimidoylglutamate deiminase, which produces MTTYWAEHAILPDGPADSVRLEEQDGRWAAISAGVPAAEARRLPGVVLPGFANCHSHAFHRALRGRTHHHDQHGGSFWTWRTAMYRVAGRLDPDSYLALARATYAEMALSGITAVGEFHYLHHGPDGTPYDDPNAMAAALRQAAADAGVRLTLLDTCYLSGGLNADGHQPVDAVQRRFSDGDADRWAGRVADLTEDDNTRIGAAIHSVRAVPADQFGIVDAAAGPGPLHVHLSEQPAENEASQGHYRRTPTQLLADAGILSPRTSAVHATHLTGADIRALGASRSIACICPTTERDLADGIGPTRGLADAGTSLSLGTDQHAMIDFFEELRGLELDERLQTGRRGNFTPTELLDAGTAHASIGWSDAGQLAVGMRADLVAVDDTSPRTAGCDPEQLLFAAGGTDVHTVINSGSVIVEDHRHRLGDIGRLLTAAIEPIWRKP
- the hutU gene encoding urocanate hydratase, giving the protein MEGARTVRAPRGTRLTAKSWSTEAPLRMLQNNLDPEVAERPEDLVVYGGTGRAARDWRSFDAMVRTLTTLEPDETMLVQSGRPVGVMRTHEWAPRVLIANSNLVGDWANWPEFRRLEKLGLTMYGQMTAGSWIYIGTQGIVQGTYETFAAVAEKRFGGTLAGTLTLTGGCGGMGGAQPLAVTLNDGACLIIDVDESRLRRRVEHRYLDEVADDLDDGIAKALKAKQEKRGWSVGVVGNAATIFPELLRRGVAIDIVTDQTSAHDPLSYLPEDVDLDDWRDYAEAKPEEFTDRARASMAKQVQAMVEFGDAGAEVFDYGNSIRDEARKGGYERAFAFPGFVPAYIRPLFCAGKGPFRWAALSGDPQDIAATDRAVLDLFPDNKRLHTWIKGAQERIAFQGLPARICWLGQGERDKAGLAFNDLVRSGEISAPIVIGRDHLDTGSVASPYRETEGMIDGSDAIADWPLLNAMINTASGADWVSIHHGGGVGIGRSIHAGQVSLADGTDLAAQKLERVLTNDPGMGIIRHVDAGYEIAERTAVEQQIRIPLQEG
- a CDS encoding purine-cytosine permease family protein, with the translated sequence MGTVSADSDPGRTGLPTRPGPGGVERRSIDPVPADERHGRPFNQFTLWFGANMQVTAVVDGALAVVFGAHALWAIIGLLIGNLLGGAVMALHSAQGPRLGLPQMISSRAQFGVLGAGVPLVLVIIMYLGFAATGTVLSGQAINALLHVDAPAIGIVIFGLLTFVVAAFGYRWIHALGRVATVLGIAGFAYLTIKVLLDNGPSTLLGNPHFDAVSFLLAISLGAGWQLTYGPYVADYSRYLPADTPERTTFGATYAGSVIGSMWSMTLGALIASVPKSTFLDSQVGFIGTLAGPAAIAMIIYLVILVGKLTVNTLNAYGGSMTILTTVTAFTGRERVRPVIRMACVFGFLTVSVIIALVASADFLDNFKNFVLLLLMVFTPWSAINLVDYYLVSKERVDLPALFDRSGRYGSWNPTALISYAIGVLAQIPFLAQTLYTGPITKAMGGADISWIVGLLLTAVIYYPWARRTSNPPSDQQFAR
- a CDS encoding allantoate amidohydrolase produces the protein MNNTFDPMWAALQPIGRDRHSGGYRRYAWTGEDATLREWFAGECRLRGLELVEDRIGNQWAWWGDPDTQPGIVTGSHLDSVPDGGAYDGPLGVISALAAIDQLRTAGFEPARPIGVVNLVDEEGARFGVACAGSRVITGAMTADRALALTDNDGISMAEALRSAGRTPGDVGRDDETLRRVAGFVELHVEQGRGLIDLDSSVAVGTDIWPHGRWRLDLPGEANHAGTTRLDDRHDAMLALATAVQSARQVAERHGCVSTVGKVDVEPNGVNAIPSRVTAWLDARGPVEADVRAAIADLTGTVEDLGGTVGEESWTATTVFDEPLAQRLRTTLGEQTPMLGTGAGHDAGILSTAGIPAAMLFVRNPTGISHSPAEFAELDDCHAGVAALTTVLRELVG
- the hutH gene encoding histidine ammonia-lyase, yielding MGLQPRDSAEDRSGVEVGVGPVTFAEVVAVARHGAAISIGADARRAMEESRAVVENLAVDTIPHYGVSTGFGALATRHIPTERRAQLQRSLIRSHAAGSGPEVEREVVRAMMLLRLSTLTTGRTGVRPVVAETYAAVLNAGITPVVHEYGSLGCSGDLAPLAHCALVITGEGRARDADGELVDGATALRRHGIEPVALAEKEGLALINGTDGMLGMLILAITDLRRLLTTADITAAMSVEALLGTDDVFADDLAALRPHPGQALSAANLRTVMAGSPIRESHRDPEACTRVQDAYSLRCTPQVNGAARDTVDHAATVADRELASAIDNPVVTLDGRVESNGNFHGAPVAYVLDFLAIVAADVASISERRTDRFLDKARNNGLPPFLADDPGVDSGQMIAQYTQAGIVSELKRLAQPASVDSIPSSAMQEDHVSMGWSGARKLRRAVDGLGRVLAIELVTAARALDLRAPLDPAPATAAVVAELRRTISGPGPDRFLAPEIEDAVGLVDSGAVVAAAESITGQLK